The Theobroma cacao cultivar B97-61/B2 chromosome 1, Criollo_cocoa_genome_V2, whole genome shotgun sequence genome contains the following window.
TCATAGATCCGATAAGAATCAGCATACAGTACCTGAAATTAATAGACAATCGACGAAATCTGGCGATTTTTCAAGCGAAAAACTTAAAAAGGCGCTTCGGGAGAGCAATACCTAGACGGCAAGATTTCGAGACAGAAAATAAACAGAGAGCAAGGTTCATAGATCTGAGGGACTATTATGATAGAGATTTGAGATCCCGATAGGCTTAAGTATTGTGGGAAAACGGAAGGTCCCAGAACAGATTCTATCGTGCGCCTGGGGGTAGAATATCACTTCATATTTTTCCGAGTTCGTGAGTGAGTTAAATAGGTCGAGTGACTTCAAAATGGAACCGGAAAAGGCAAAccgaatttcaatttttaacttttttcttaaaaacagACAGACATTGATACGGCGCAAAGCAAGCCCGTTTTGACTCACTGAAGGAGCGAAAAACGCCTGCAGGGAAGCTCAAAACCAGCAAACGGTGCGTTTTGCTGTTactgataataaaataactgTCTGGGCTGTAGAGGCGCGAAATAAACAAGCGCAAAACAGAAATCCAGGtaagttttattattattttttgggaATAATATTTCATAGTATTTGTTAGTAATGGGTAAGATATATTGTTCTATTTAGACCCAAATAAAACTGactttttagttttgaaaatcaaataattctTGTGTTTGAGCCTCTATACTGTAAAGAAGGTAAGTGAGCAGTGCAAGGAAGATGTTCGATAATATGTTTAAACAATTATGGTGCTTTGtaccctttttctttgttttggtttagattcttaatctcattggTGACTGCTCTTTGGATATTGTTGTTCTCTGCAGGAATGGAGGGTGAAGaacagaaaaaattaaaaggtgaAACAAAGGAGAAGATTGtccagatttttaaagattttttgaccAGGTAATcagaaacataaaattttgtcTTTGGACATTGGATTTTGTTGTTGTTCATTCCCTTGTTTGCTTTAGAATAATTTATATGGGCACTTTGGCATGGATTTGTATTCACATTTTAAGTATGCATTTTCGTTTTCTATAGAAACTTGGAAGTTATGAAGTGTTGGGTTTTCGTGGAACTGCTATTTGAATTCATTATCTTTACATGGTGTTTCGGGTCATTGCAGTGTGGCAAAGCTTGATGAATTGGTGGCTGTTGGAGGCAGACTACTAACTGGCTTTCAGCAAGGACTGGGTGGGTGCTTCGGAAATTGGCATTATGTTTGTTGGTCATTACATTTGGTAGGATGGATGGAGTTCCTTGCTAGTTTTCTTAGTGATAGTTTGTCTAATCCTCTGTGCAGAGTTTCTTCGACGCCCTCCAATAAACATGACATCTAAGTTGATTGAAAGCATTATTAAAGCTAATGAAACAAAGAGGTTGAAATCATACCTTCAAGCTGGTTGTATTAAAAGTCATGACAGTGTACAAAATACGAACAAGTGTAAGTTCCTTTTGCTCCAAAGGTAAAACATTGTTTGGTTGATATTTTGGAAACAGTGAGTACCTTAATACCTATCTTCTCTCTTACTGTCTCATGCTATAATTTGTTAAAGTGACTAAAGGGTTTGTGACTTAATAATTTCATCTCTAGGAATAAAAGTCCTGATTATCTATCATATGCTTCCATGCCACTTTCCAATGAATCAATAGTAATTCATTTTGTACCTATCCTTCTTGGTCTACTTGTTTCATATGGCTTCTGTTCTTACGTATTGCCCTTTCATATCAGAAGTACATACAAGCCTCCCTGGACTACGCAATCACTTAATTAAAGGTAACATTCTGTTTGCAATTGTAAATGttctatttatttgtttttgaaggATGCAAGTGTTTGCAATTTTCTGAATGTGTGTATATAAGGTGACTATTGAAACTAATGTTATGTTATAACAACTCATGGAGTGCAGTCAAAAGCTTACTGAATGATCTTGAATCTCTCTTGGAGGATGCCAGAGCTGCATTGCAAACTGCAAATGAAcatttttctcctttgttgGACAAGGAACCTGTTGATGGACTAGACCTACAAGAAAGTAGTGGTGAGGTCAGTTTTGTGCTTCAACTCTTTCTATTCATTCCAAAATATATGATTAGGTGTTTCTTTACTCTATTCATCTTTCACTCAATGCAgacattttcattttacctGCTGttatggcttatgagtatttaAGTCTTTGCCTGCTGCAAATAGTGTCTTCCTTTTTTGTCCTTCCTAGTTAAATCTCTTTTTAGTTAGAGCAGATTTCGTGTTGATGATTACCAATTTCGGTGCATACACTAATTCACAAAGTTTATGCAGATTTTATTTCACAATGTCATTATGCTGGCAAAACTTTTATGTTCTTATTTATGGTTGATATAACTTTGTACTGGTCTACCTAACTATGAATTGTAAAACTTCCAACAAGAGTAGTGGCTTTAAGGCAGGGTGTTtggatttataaatttattgtgtttcaatatttattttctgcCAGAGAAATATTCAGCTATTATTAATGTGATCATTCTACCAAAAATAGGAGAGCtacatttttattaattattattatagtgATCATaatctgttttcttttttctttctgccTGCTGCAATTGGCTATTGAAAGTTAACTGTCTTGCTGAAAGTCCTTTTTTGCTTTAGGATGAAATGGCTCCGTCTCCTCTTCGAGAACCTGAAGTGACAGATTATGCTGCCCTGATGGGGATCATTTATAGTATGGTGAAGCAGGACTATGTGATGCAGGTAAATGGGCTACTCCAGATTTATTCTACTTTTGATATGGAGAGAAACCATTCTATCATTCAGAGATAAAGTCCAGGGgcaatttcattttttgtttcgTCGTTTTTGCACAGAAGAATGACAAAATACCACCCTTCTATTGCAGGATAAGATCGTTGCTTCTCTAAATCTCAAGTCCTCATCAGGAGAACTAGAGAGCTACTGCCTGATGTGGTCTTTGCGACCTTACataaatgatcaaattatgcATCTAGCATGGAAACTTGTTCCTTGAATGTTTCAGGAATCCAgactttatattattttttgtcagCCAACtagaattattttgaattatgcCCCGCTTTCTTATACATGTTTGGTACTTTTTAGCTGAGAAATAATCCACACTTTTATATAGCATACGTAACAGAGCCTCCATTGTCTGAATGACTTGCTCCGGTGAAATGATTGAACACAAACTATATCCTCAAGTCCTTCGCATAGGCATTCGGCAACCATGTGTAGGTAATCAAAAGCTAAGTGTACTAGTAGTTAAGCAGAGAAAACAGAGACTTAAGGGTACTTGTAGGCAAGCAGTGAACACTCAACAGCTTATCTCGCCTTTTTGTTCTCTCTTTTTAACTGTTTGGATTAACATGACATAAGCACCAATGATTCGACTACAAGTTTATAAATCTATCTGATAaactaaaagataaaaagtgtCGAGTACTCGAATAATTCTTTCTAACTTCGATTTATTCCCCTCACTTTTTTGGAAGGTGTTTTAGAATGGGCTCAGCCCGGCTACAACTGAAAGCAGGGCATTTTCCTTGTATTTAAGCGGTGAATGGTTAATCCCAAAGTAAAGAGTAGATTAAGGCAGCGGAAAAGTCAGCTCAAGGTCTACTTCATATAGAAAAGGGATAAACGATTGACATAAGAAACCATTATACATATCACTACGGACCGCATAAATGACCAACAAACTGTTATTTCTCTCACATTTTCGATCATTTATGCACAACAGCTAACGActatttcttcttcccttcttcATTGGTCCAGATTTAAAAGTTTGGACCAGCTGCGAGGATCTCCTCAGTCAGCTTGTTGTCCTTGCCAATCTTGTAGTTTGTGAAGGTCTCAAAGTTCTTCTTGAACAGGCCAGCCAATTTCAACAGTGTGTCCTTGTATGCCTTCTTGTCAGCCCACTGCAATCCAAAAAGCCAATTACATTAAACTTTAAGAGAAGTTCGGGTAACTCTACTGAACAAACAGGTTGGCCGACACCAAGCACTGAAAAAGTAAGGAATGGACCACTTACAGTGTTCTCTGGACGCAGGATTTGTGAAGGCACTCCCTCAATCTCAGTGGGGATCTCTAGCCCAAACACCTCAGTTTTCAGGTAAGTTGCATTCAAGAGGCTGCCAGAGTGAATGGCATCAATGATTTTTCGGGTGTATGGTAACTTGATACGGCTTCCATAGCCATAGCTGCAGCAAAACCCCAATTACTTTATTCAACTTTCCCCGGTGAAATGTTAAATGTAGTTccaaaacaattcataataACTTCGGTTACCTTCCACCTGACCAGCCAGTGTTGACAAGCCATCCTGTTGCCCCATGCTTCTGCATTTTCTCAGCTAGCATGGCTGCATACTTAGTAGGATGCAACATTATAAATGCTGCACCAAAGCAAGCTGAGAATGTTGCCGTCGGCTCCTTAATACCATCTTCTGTGCCAGCCACCTATATTTATCATCAACAATGTCACAAGATGAAAAAATTCCAAACCTTTTATGAgcaattaagtataaaaaacCATTTTTAATAGAACATGGACACATACCAGAGCAGTGTAACCACTAATGAAATGGTACATGGTTTGTGCCAGACTCAGCTTGCTCACAGGTGGAAGGACACCAAAGGCATCACATGCCAAAAGTATGACATTCTTAGGGTGTGAACCAACGCATGGAATCTTAGCATTGGGAATGTATTCGATGGGGTAGGCTGCACGAGTGTTCTCTGCaagcaaagaaaattataGCAAATATCATGTCTAAAATTGATTCACTGCCAGATGTTCTGCAAATTATTCTATTGTCCTCCTCCATCCTGAATTCATGGTTATTCAGACAAGTCATTGAGATTCACCGCATAGTTGACATCATGGAATTTGACAGTGGAAGCTTCTTTTCCTTatatgcttttctttttttccaattttctAAACCTCTATTTAATATTCTAtatttccttaaaaatctCTCACAATTTGCATCAACTAAATGGTGCATTGTGAAAGTCAACGAATTGTTTACCTCTATCTTCTTTATCTAAAAAACCCAATTGACAAAGTGTATGAGCTGACTCTGAATATTTGCCATTAGATTAATCAGATTAAATAAATGTGAAAGAAAATGCTGAATATAAACTAAAATGTTCCACTTAAGTCAGCTATATCTCAGGATGACTCAGACATTGTTCATCTTATCCATTGGCCACTTAACTGAGTCAAGGTACTTGTGATGTATATCAGATTCCAagattattaataatataaaatataccTGTAACTGATTTCTCTTCATAATCCACCTCTCTTGTATGTTCATCAAACACTACGTTTTCCAACACTGCAGAAACATAGAATTTAAAAGATCAAACTGAGCACTATGGTCTTATTCCAGGTAAAATAAACAGATAGGGCATAGAATTTTACCCGTGCCAAACTTAATGGCATTCCAGATATCAGGCTCCTTCTCCCTTGAAAGACCAATGCACTTGGCATAGCAACCACCTTCAATGTTTGACACACCATTATCGCTCCAGCAGTGTTCATCATCTCCAATTAGATACCTATTGTGATCAGTAGACAAAGTAGTCTTGCCGGTACCTATTAAGGAAATTGTTGAAGTAAACTCATTAGTAACAAtgcaaaaccaaataaaaaggACTTACAGCCTTTTCAAAACAAATGCATTAAGGCTTCAAGAACAAAGTAAGAGGACACATATCGTGAGGGGCCTGGTACCACATCGAGACCTTGATCCGATGATACTATACCTGACAGTCCAAAGAAGAGGGCAACATCTCCATCTTTCCCCATATTGCAGCCAGAATGTAAGGAGAGGATTTGACGCTTAGGCATGAGATAATGCATAACACTGAAAAGACCCTTCTTCATTTCCCCGGCGTACTGAGTGCCGAGGATGACCATTTCCCTCCTAGCAAGATTAAGATCTATGCTAGTGGAGGATGTCATGTAGTGTGTATAACGATTACACGGGAACTGTCCAGCATTATATATGGTGAAGTCCGGAGTACCGAAATTCTCCAGCTCTTCAGGAGTGGGTCGGATACACCTGCCACCCACCCAATTATCCAATTGTACACTAAGcttttaccatttttttttaaccttaTTCCTCCACGGAATTCTATAGGGATGATAAAACTCAACACAGGATACATATAATTAACATCATGACAACGATAAAGAAACTTATCTGGGATAGGCTTAGACCTGTGAAAACACAAACAAAAACTgctgataaaattttaaaattgctTAGCGTTTACTCACATGTTGTGCATGAACAATGAATGATAAGCTCTAGCAGAGACAATTCGGACTTTGATTCTGTTCTGTGGATCCCAGTTCAAGAATTGATCATTCACAAAAACCTGGAAATCATTTACATCGAATTACCATCAATCAGAAATTACAAATACATCAAGATTCATCAGTAAACAACTGCATACGATGGTAGTCTGTGGGCCAAGTAGCACTAAATAATGgaccattttattttctaatataGAACAAGTATATTATTAGATTTAAAGATTTATCTACTTTtgacaattttatttttatcttttactttttaatttcattttttaacaaCTTTTGaaggaataaaaaaacaaatagcaACCAAAATAATACTCTAGATGGTATCGAAATAATTGAATGAACAGGATTTATCAGAGAGATATATTCTCTTCTCTCCCTGCCTCTAAAACAAAGCGAGGAGGACATAACCTAGAGATGGACCCCACAACGCATCATCTCCATTCTCCAGTAAGCCATTCCCTAAGTTAaggacaaataaaaatttactcaTGCAATGACAAAATTGCTTCTCCCAATGGATTAGGAAGCTCCCTAGGACAACTTGGACTAAAAGACGAAAATGATACCAAGGGTCCATAAAACCCCACATCAACATCTCCCAGAAGTAAATACTATTACTGTCATTCTTAGAGATAATACTTTATATGCGCAACTTTtgttttccatttattttattaatgttttattcattttctttctctttttgagAGGTGAGACTCTGTCTACGCAACAGATATTTCTTAACAGGAACAAAAAGGTGAGCAGACTGAAAAAATAAAGTTCACCTTGTCCAGAGAATTCAAGTAATCAACAGCTCTTTCTCTGTTCACCATGAAGGTGTGCTCGTCCATTTCAATGTTGGGTGATCCCCTGTACTCACCAATTATTAGTTTGAAGTATTAATTATTGAGCAAGcacaaaaaatttttcttacGTTAAAATTCCATACAAAttactaaaaagaaaaataatctgACACTTACTTTCCCCACCAAAGCTCATCTTGGGTGCTGTCATCGATAACAACTCTCTTATCTCTTGGAGCCCGCCCGGTCTTGGCCCCCGACAGGGTGGCTAGTGCACCGGTTGATGTAATGAACGATCCCTTCTCATACTTTATAGCCTGCTCGTACAACTCTGCACCAATTCCAAAaccataattttataattttacgtTCCGTTATGATACTTGATTATTGAGTTAAAAGGCTTTTAACGGCGAAAGATGAAGATATACCCGCAGGGGAAAGGTTATACAGGACATGGGTGAATTTCAAAGAACTGTCACTGACGCTGATGGTTGGTGCCTCCACATGGTGGTGATGCGCCACACGCGCCACCGCCTGGGTCTTCGCTGGGTCTCCTTTAACCAACTTTGGCCCTGTTTCTCTCGTCAGTGACGCCAAAGATGCACTgttcaaaaataaatgaaattgtAAACAAATCTATGTCCTAGGAAATGACAGATCTACCcttgttaaaattataaaattttacgcTTTGCAAGGACGGTTTAGTATTTCGATCATGATAAGGAATAACatccattttcatttcttttattcaaTCGGATTCTCGGGACCAAGCAAGAGGGAAGAAACCCGAACAAGCTTCTGTATATCGCATCCTTGAACGCGTCGTTTCTTGACCCACCAATCACGTGGCCCCACATCAAATCCACCCCAAAAATACAACACCGCATGATCCACCTTGATGGATCAATCTCAGTCTTCCACCAATTTTCTACGCCGTCCGATCATCCCAAATGAAAGGGGAAGGGATCCACATggcaatttattttttttttctttaggaGATCATGATATTCACGTTAcacatattttaaaaatctattaaattaatataataaacaaaaaaatcgtgtcgtattttaaatttaagaattcCACGGTTGTCTATAAGGTAATAGTCTTAActtcttattattttaataacaaTTTTGCCAATTCTtatgataatgataattttcctTTCTGTAATCTGTGTTGCGCATGTGCACGTGTACCTGATAGACTGAAGCTGCTGCCTCTGGCGTTCCTCCTCCGACAAGCTAGCGAAGGCGCCCTGAGCCCCTTCGAGAGGCGTAGTTGGCGCAGATCTCTTCTTCTGCAAAGAGTGAAGCTCATCAATGGTCTGAGCCTTGACGGGTTTCCCACTATCATCGTGACAGATCCCGTTTTGCTTCTTCTGTGTCTGAATCCTCGCCAACGGACTCCTTGGCGTCGGCACTCCGTTTGCGTTTGCCGCCATATCTTCCTCTCTACAAAATGACAATAGAAAAACGAATAagcctttttttctttggtagTATTATCGACAACATCTGCCGGCCTTAtatagtgaaaaataaaagttgttaaaacttaaatatagGCCCTGCTTTGAATGAACTGTTGCAGATTTCTGTTATTATCTTTTATCATAATTATCccaaaaaaaataccaaaactaATGGCAACTCAGATTTCGCCAAACAGTCGTTAAGCTAATCTTCAAAAAGTCACAATTTAAGGCTGGAATCCTATTTTCTCTCAAGAACAAAAAACCAATAAGATAACATTCGTACCAGAGATTCAGAGAGctggaaatgaaaaaaaatgagaaatgaaa
Protein-coding sequences here:
- the LOC18611387 gene encoding phosphoenolpyruvate carboxykinase [ATP] produces the protein MAANANGVPTPRSPLARIQTQKKQNGICHDDSGKPVKAQTIDELHSLQKKRSAPTTPLEGAQGAFASLSEEERQRQQLQSISASLASLTRETGPKLVKGDPAKTQAVARVAHHHHVEAPTISVSDSSLKFTHVLYNLSPAELYEQAIKYEKGSFITSTGALATLSGAKTGRAPRDKRVVIDDSTQDELWWGKGSPNIEMDEHTFMVNRERAVDYLNSLDKVFVNDQFLNWDPQNRIKVRIVSARAYHSLFMHNMCIRPTPEELENFGTPDFTIYNAGQFPCNRYTHYMTSSTSIDLNLARREMVILGTQYAGEMKKGLFSVMHYLMPKRQILSLHSGCNMGKDGDVALFFGLSGTGKTTLSTDHNRYLIGDDEHCWSDNGVSNIEGGCYAKCIGLSREKEPDIWNAIKFGTVLENVVFDEHTREVDYEEKSVTENTRAAYPIEYIPNAKIPCVGSHPKNVILLACDAFGVLPPVSKLSLAQTMYHFISGYTALVAGTEDGIKEPTATFSACFGAAFIMLHPTKYAAMLAEKMQKHGATGWLVNTGWSGGSYGYGSRIKLPYTRKIIDAIHSGSLLNATYLKTEVFGLEIPTEIEGVPSQILRPENTWADKKAYKDTLLKLAGLFKKNFETFTNYKIGKDNKLTEEILAAGPNF
- the LOC18611386 gene encoding uncharacterized protein LOC18611386, which produces MEGEEQKKLKGETKEKIVQIFKDFLTSVAKLDELVAVGGRLLTGFQQGLEFLRRPPINMTSKLIESIIKANETKRLKSYLQAGCIKSHDSVQNTNKLHTSLPGLRNHLIKVKSLLNDLESLLEDARAALQTANEHFSPLLDKEPVDGLDLQESSGEDEMAPSPLREPEVTDYAALMGIIYSMVKQDYVMQDKIVASLNLKSSSGELESYCLMWSLRPYINDQIMHLAWKLVP